Proteins from one Gossypium raimondii isolate GPD5lz chromosome 8, ASM2569854v1, whole genome shotgun sequence genomic window:
- the LOC105793378 gene encoding uncharacterized protein LOC105793378, whose product MQRRNEALEKSLSERQKEKGELKDRVIVLEGSLRQYRNQKSAIELKVSLSKIEEMKQRIEELETALQNCENRIKHLEANENRNKKQLQYFQNQVRSRDNIMEEAVVQIREVADHVQALAVQADMLSVKHELESNRGQVLAVLLRKIRTLSNRAKLYL is encoded by the coding sequence ATGCAGAGGCGAaacgaggctttagaaaagagtttgtcagaaagaCAAAAGGAAAAGGGTGAGTTAAAAGATAGGGTGATCGTGTTGGAAGGATCTCTTCGTCAGTATCGAAATCAAAAATCCGCAATAGAGTTGAAAGTAAGCTTGAGTAAGATTGAGGAAATGAAGCAAAGAATCGAAGAGCTAGAAACGGCGTTGCAAAATTGTGAAAACCGGATCAAGCACttggaagcaaatgaaaatcGTAATAAGAAACAGCTACAATACTTTCAGAACCAAGTTAGGAGCAGAGATAATATTATggaggaagctgtggtccagatccgagaagtagctgatcacgTACAAGCTTTGGCAGTACAAGCAGACATGCTGAGTGTGAAGCATGAATTAGAATCAAATCGGGGGCAGGTGTTAGCTGtgttacttaggaagattagaaCGTTGAGCAATAGGGCAAagctttatttgtaa
- the LOC128043059 gene encoding uncharacterized protein LOC128043059, protein MGTTGLGKTSEQWRAEIQEEKDKADRWEQKFQEMQRRNEALEKKLKAGLSKIEEMKQRIEELEMALENCENRIKHLEANENRNKEQLQYFQNQVRSRDNIMEEAVVQI, encoded by the exons ATGGGAACTACTGGGCTGGGAAAAACGTCAGAACAGTGGCGAGCAgaaattcaagaagaaaaggacaaagccGATAGATGGGAACAGAAATTCCAAGAAATGCAGAGGCGAaacgaggctttagaaaaga AGTTGAAAGCAggcttgagcaagattgaggAAATGAAGCAAAGAATCGAAGAGCTAGAAATGGCATTGGAAAATTGTGAAAACCGGATCAAGCACttggaagcaaatgaaaatcGTAATAAGGAACAGCTACAATACTTTCAGAACCAAGTTAGGAGCAGAGATAATATTATggaggaagctgtggtccagatCTGA